The Nyctibius grandis isolate bNycGra1 chromosome 31, bNycGra1.pri, whole genome shotgun sequence genomic interval CTCGCCGCTCGCCGCCGGCGCTGCCCGCCGGTCCCCGGGATGGGGATCCCGGTCCGGtgcggcggggcagggggcgGCTTGTAACGCGCCTGGGAAGGACACCGAGTCCCAGACCGTCCGGTGGCCTAAACCCGGCCCGTGTCGTCTCTTcatcccctcttcctccccttcctttcccttttccctttcgcttttccctttctctttctattttccctttccgttttttctttccctttccctttcgcttttccctttccctttcgcttttccctttccctttccctttccattttccctttccctttccattttccctttccattttcccttttccatttccctttccattttccctttccctttccctttctttccttttgcccTTTTCCACCACCGCTGCTCAGGGCCCTCCAGCACAGCGCCATATGCCACCCTATGCATGTCCCTGTCACACCCCCTCCCCGTGCCAaggcaccccccaccccccgttAGCCTCCGCTGCCCGGTAACGGGAGACAGTGCCCGCCGGGGCCCGGGGTAAAGGTGGGGACGCTGGGGACACACGTGGGGAAACACGGGTGCGTGGGGACAGGCGTGTTTGGGGTAGACGAGAGCAGCCAGGCCCTTGGGAGTGACAGAGGGGGGGCAGCGGAGGGGTGTTGGGGTGCGCTGGGGACAGGCGCATCCCGGGGGGGAGCAGTCAGATGTGTgcacgggggggggggttggggtcaGCCAGATGTGCGGGGGCGCAGGTGGGGACAGCCGTGCAGCGCCGCCAGATAAGTGCTGGGTGCCGGGGGTCACCTCGGTGCGGGGGGTGGGGGTCACTCCATTGCGGGGGAGGGACACCTCGGTGCGGGGAGGGTCACCCCGGTGCGGGGGGGGGTGTCacctcggggtggggggggtgacCCCGGTGGGGGTTGGGGGTGCGGGCGCGGTGCGGCCCCACCGTGTACCGGGCGCAGCCGGCTGCGCTCTGCGCTCCCCCCGCCTCACCgggagttggggggggggggcggcgcggcTCGGTtcggcgggggggcggggcggggcggcgctgACGTCACGCCGCGGCCCAGAGCGAGGCTGCCGGGAGCCGGCGGCCGAGGCGCTCCGCAGCCGCCCCGAGCGCACGCAccgcgccccgctccgctccgcgccccgctccgcgctCCCCGCTCAGCTCCCCGCTCCGCAGCGCACCGAGGCGGgctggggcgggcgggcgcggcgcaTCATGCTGGCCTGACCGCGGGGTGCGGGAGATCGATCCCCCGAGCGCGGAGTCTGAATTAATCCGGGCAGCCGGTGCGGGCGggggtgcggggtggggggggggagcggcggtggaggaagaggaggaggaggaggaggaggaggcggcggcggggagggggtgggggaggaaggcAGCGAGCGAGCGGGCGAGGCAGCGGCAGAGCCCGGCGGCCACCATGGAGCTGGCGATGGAGAACCTGGGCAGCCTGCACGGCGTCCCGCACTCGCAGCCCGCCGAGCTGCTCAGCCCGGCGCACGGGCGACAGGGCTCGCACCGCAACCTCGTACCGCACGGCCGCCCCGCCATGGTCTCGGGTATGGCCTCCATCCTGGAGGGGGGAGACTACCGAGCCGAGCACAGCCTGGCCACCCCGCTGCACCCCGCCATGAGCATGTCCTGCGAGTCACCCTCCGGCATGAGCCTGAGCAGCACCTACACCACGCTGACCCCCCTGCAGCACCTGCCGCCCATCTCCACCGTCTCGGAGAAGTTCCATCaccctcaccaccaccaccaccaccaccacccgcACCAGCGCTTGGCCGGCAACGTGAGCGGCAGCTTCACCCTCATGCGCGACGAACGGAGCCTGGCCTCCATGGGCAACCTCTACAGCCACTACCCCAAGGACATGCCGGCCATGGGGCAGCCGCTGTCACCTCTGCCCAACGGGCTGGGCAGCCTGCACAACGCCCAGCAGCCGCTGGCTCCCTACGGCCCCGGGGGCCACTTGCCCAACGAGAAGATGCTCTCGCCCAACGGCTTCGATTCGCACGCCGCGATGTTGTCCCGAGGCGAGGAGCACTTGGCGCGGGGGTTGGCGGCTCCCAGCTCGGCCATGATGCCACCGCTCAACGGGATGCACCCGCACGGCCACCCGCACGCCCAGCCCGGTGGGTCCCTCCTGGGCGAGCGGGAGCGTCAGGCCTCGGCTACCGGTTCCCAGCCCGGTGGCTCCGGGCAGGTGGAGGAGATCAACACCAAGGAGGTGGCACAGAGGATCACGGCCGAGCTGAAGCGCTACAGCATCCCGCAAGCGATCTTCGCCCAGAGGATCTTGTGCCGCTCCCAGGGGACCCTCTCGGATCTGCTGCGGAACCCCAAGCCCTGGAGTAAGCTCAAGTCAGGCCGGGAGACTTTCCGGAGGATGTGGAAATGGTTGCAGGAGCCGGAATTTCAGAGGATGTCGGCGCTCAGGCTGGCAGGTAGGACACGGCACGGTCTGTTGCCACGGCTGCCCACCCCACACCTccgggtgggtgggtgggtgacGGGGTGCTGCCAACACGCGTGGGGACACCTCGCTGGCGGGGAACCAttgtgggctggggctgggtgatACCGAGCCGATTGGAAGCGTttagaaaaaagggaaggaaattaCATTGAAGGCGAATTATATTTAAGACGAATTATATTTAAGGCGAATCCCCCTTCTCCGGGCCTGCGGGAAATGAGGGATCCCGGGTGGCGGGAGCCGGGAGCTGCCCGGAGCTCCCCGCCGCCCCTTCGGCTGCCTCCAGCCCCGGCGGTGATTCCCCGCTCGGTCCCGCCCGCCGAACCGGTCCCTTGtcccccgggcagcccccggcccacGCTCCCCGCCGCCCGTGGGTGCGGGCTGAGCCGCGGCcgctcctgcagctcctccgCGATCGGTTTGGCACCGCCGCTCGGTACCGGAGCCGCGCTCTGGGGCAGCCCCGGTCCGCCCTCCCGCTGCCCCTTCGCTCCCCGCTGGGATCCCGGCTGTGGGGCCGGGGATCGGGCGGGGAGAAGCGGGCAGCTCCGGGGCTGCGCTTCGCCCCCTCCGGGGCACCGGCAGCCCTTGGGGAGAAGGAGCGACTCCCCACCCTGTGCCCCCGGTTCCCGGCCTGGGTGGGGGCCGGCTGCTGCCCGCAGCACCGCGGGTGCGGAGCGCAGCGCGGCGGCAGCT includes:
- the ONECUT3 gene encoding one cut domain family member 3, coding for MELAMENLGSLHGVPHSQPAELLSPAHGRQGSHRNLVPHGRPAMVSGMASILEGGDYRAEHSLATPLHPAMSMSCESPSGMSLSSTYTTLTPLQHLPPISTVSEKFHHPHHHHHHHHPHQRLAGNVSGSFTLMRDERSLASMGNLYSHYPKDMPAMGQPLSPLPNGLGSLHNAQQPLAPYGPGGHLPNEKMLSPNGFDSHAAMLSRGEEHLARGLAAPSSAMMPPLNGMHPHGHPHAQPGGSLLGERERQASATGSQPGGSGQVEEINTKEVAQRITAELKRYSIPQAIFAQRILCRSQGTLSDLLRNPKPWSKLKSGRETFRRMWKWLQEPEFQRMSALRLAACKRKEQEQQKDRSLQPKKQRLVFTDLQRRTLIAIFKENKRPSKEMQMTISQQLGLELNTVSNFFMNARRRCMNRWQEEPGTNPGVPSSSTSTFSKA